A genomic window from Polaribacter gangjinensis includes:
- a CDS encoding YceI family protein, with product MKKSIVLVAIVASVFTACKSEKKETMALNEETKMEVNNYVENNVDILTSVLTWKGSKPTGSHNGTVALKSGNLEVVKGKIKSGVFVVDLNTIKNLDLAGTDGAANLEGHLKGEDFFDVAKYPTSTFTITSTKNNGAKIDVTGKLQIKDVTKTITIPAVLSTENGVTVFTSEVFKINRADFNVKYGSKSFFDNLKDKFIDDIIEMSFVVKTKA from the coding sequence ATGAAAAAATCAATAGTATTAGTAGCAATAGTAGCATCAGTATTTACTGCATGCAAATCAGAAAAAAAAGAAACAATGGCTTTAAACGAAGAGACAAAAATGGAAGTGAACAATTATGTAGAAAACAATGTTGATATCTTAACATCGGTATTGACATGGAAAGGATCAAAACCAACAGGTTCTCACAATGGAACTGTGGCTTTAAAAAGCGGAAATTTAGAAGTTGTAAAAGGAAAGATTAAATCAGGAGTTTTTGTGGTTGATTTAAATACTATTAAAAACTTAGATTTAGCAGGTACAGATGGTGCTGCAAACTTAGAAGGACATTTAAAAGGAGAAGATTTCTTTGATGTAGCAAAATATCCAACATCTACTTTTACCATTACAAGCACAAAAAATAATGGTGCAAAAATTGATGTGACAGGTAAATTACAAATTAAAGATGTTACTAAAACCATCACAATTCCTGCAGTTTTATCAACTGAAAATGGTGTAACAGTATTTACAAGTGAAGTTTTCAAAATAAATAGAGCTGATTTCAATGTAAAATATGGTTCAAAATCATTTTTTGACAATTTGAAAGACAAGTTTATTGATGATATTATCGAAATGTCGTTTGTTGTAAAAACAAAAGCATAA
- a CDS encoding TatD family hydrolase, translating to MYFDIHTHSTLSSNQVFTIQNRYPTSDDFSRPFSIGLHPWFLKKETAEIELSLLEEKLQHSKCFALGECGLDKAIETNFDFQKAIFIKQIHLSEKYQKPIIIHCVRAFQEIIEIKKVQKPSQPWIIHGFQKDKQLAFTLIENGFLLSFGAAVLESTKVQEAISAISIDKIFIETDNSEVSIQEIYQKISNIKKVPLEKLKEQIHINFKYIFTS from the coding sequence TTGTATTTCGATATTCATACACATTCAACGTTAAGCTCAAATCAGGTTTTTACGATTCAAAATAGGTATCCAACTTCGGATGATTTTTCAAGACCTTTTTCAATAGGATTGCACCCTTGGTTTTTGAAAAAAGAGACTGCTGAAATAGAACTAAGTTTGTTGGAGGAAAAATTGCAACATTCCAAATGTTTTGCACTTGGTGAATGTGGCTTGGATAAAGCGATTGAAACCAATTTCGATTTTCAAAAAGCAATTTTCATCAAACAAATTCATCTTTCTGAAAAGTATCAAAAACCCATCATCATTCATTGTGTGCGTGCTTTTCAAGAAATTATTGAAATCAAAAAAGTACAAAAACCTTCACAACCTTGGATTATTCATGGTTTTCAAAAAGATAAACAATTGGCTTTTACTTTGATAGAAAATGGATTTTTACTTTCATTTGGAGCAGCTGTTTTAGAAAGTACAAAAGTTCAAGAAGCAATTTCAGCAATTTCAATCGATAAAATTTTTATTGAAACCGACAATTCAGAGGTTTCAATTCAAGAAATTTATCAGAAAATTTCAAACATTAAAAAAGTTCCATTAGAGAAACTAAAAGAACAAATTCACATAAATTTCAAATATATTTTTACATCATGA
- the dtd gene encoding D-aminoacyl-tRNA deacylase, with protein MKVVIQRVSKASVTIAQQKVADIQHGLLVLLGIIDEDSLEDINWLVKKIVNLRIFNDENEVMNLSLKDVKGDLILVSQFTLHASTKKGNRPSYIKAAKPEIAIPLYENFIVSLENELEKKIQTGEFGADMKVKLLNDGPVTIIMDSKNKE; from the coding sequence ATGAAAGTTGTTATTCAAAGAGTATCAAAAGCTAGCGTTACAATTGCTCAACAAAAAGTAGCTGACATTCAACATGGATTGCTAGTTTTGTTGGGTATTATTGATGAAGATTCTCTAGAAGACATCAATTGGTTAGTAAAAAAAATCGTCAATTTGCGCATTTTTAATGATGAAAATGAGGTAATGAATCTTTCACTAAAAGATGTTAAAGGCGATTTGATTTTGGTAAGTCAATTTACCTTGCATGCATCCACCAAAAAAGGAAACAGACCAAGTTATATCAAAGCTGCAAAACCCGAAATTGCCATTCCATTGTATGAGAATTTTATAGTTTCATTGGAAAATGAACTCGAAAAAAAGATACAAACAGGAGAATTTGGTGCAGATATGAAAGTGAAATTATTGAATGATGGTCCTGTAACTATTATCATGGATTCTAAAAATAAAGAGTAA
- a CDS encoding tRNA threonylcarbamoyladenosine dehydratase, with protein sequence MSWLERTELLIQKEGIETLKNAHILIVGLGGVGSFAAEFIARAGVQNVTLVDGDVFDITNINRQLTALQSTVGKSKALVLKERLLDINPTMHIETIQDFLTPEKAFVIVTEKFDFVMDCIDSISPKLNLLIAAKRKKVKVISSMGAGGKMDVSKVKVAEISKTNNCSMARVIRRRLKKEGIQKGIKVVFSEEMQQESSLRLVENAQYKKSFYGTISFMPAAFGLHAAAYVINYLLKNDKK encoded by the coding sequence ATGAGTTGGTTAGAACGCACAGAATTATTGATACAAAAAGAAGGTATTGAAACACTTAAAAACGCCCATATTTTAATTGTTGGTTTGGGTGGAGTTGGCTCTTTTGCTGCCGAATTTATTGCCAGAGCAGGAGTACAAAATGTAACTTTAGTTGATGGTGATGTTTTTGATATAACAAACATTAACAGGCAATTGACTGCCTTACAATCAACCGTTGGAAAATCAAAAGCACTAGTTTTAAAAGAACGATTGTTAGACATCAATCCAACAATGCACATTGAAACCATTCAAGATTTTTTAACTCCCGAAAAAGCCTTTGTAATAGTTACAGAAAAATTTGATTTTGTGATGGACTGTATAGATAGCATTTCGCCAAAACTTAATTTATTGATAGCTGCAAAACGAAAAAAAGTAAAAGTAATTAGTTCAATGGGTGCAGGAGGTAAAATGGATGTATCAAAAGTTAAGGTAGCAGAAATCAGTAAAACAAACAATTGCTCAATGGCAAGAGTGATTAGAAGAAGATTAAAAAAAGAAGGAATTCAAAAAGGAATTAAAGTTGTTTTTTCTGAAGAAATGCAACAAGAATCAAGTTTACGATTGGTAGAAAATGCACAATATAAAAAGTCATTTTACGGTACTATCAGTTTTATGCCAGCAGCTTTTGGGTTGCATGCAGCTGCTTATGTTATTAATTATTTGTTAAAAAATGATAAAAAATAA